TTTGGACAACACGCTCAATTCAGTTTCCGCCATATTTAGCCAACTTCCATTGCGAGGAGTATGATACATTTCCAATCTTCTTGCTAAACGTCGAGCTTTCTGAGCCGGAAATTTGGCATATAAAGAAGAAATATTATGAGTGTTCAGATTGTCACTCACTAGCTTGATTTTCCGAGCATCAGGATAATCTACCTCCAATAATTGCTCAATTTCTTCTGCCCAATCTTTCTTCGTTCTTTGCTGGCGATTACTCACTCTTCTCCAGCCACG
The Roseofilum casamattae BLCC-M143 genome window above contains:
- a CDS encoding transposase — protein: RGWRRVSNRQQRTKKDWAEEIEQLLEVDYPDARKIKLVSDNLNTHNISSLYAKFPAQKARRLARRLEMYHTPRNGSWLNMAETELSVLSKQCLDRRIATAEMLKVELAHWQEERNRERVKIQWQFTTEDARIKLNHLYPRF